One segment of Panicum virgatum strain AP13 chromosome 1K, P.virgatum_v5, whole genome shotgun sequence DNA contains the following:
- the LOC120643451 gene encoding uncharacterized protein LOC120643451 isoform X1: MLILCRRKSSAPLQPPPEKVLQQYLEEQLIALLIKGPVAKRLAVGDPDAEKSGRGEGLGTGCGAPDAYTVHGLRCYGPRRIRHLLPAVGPPPSRRHGPLAPIPSKPAELLPFLSNKSTPIDSSSARYILHYYTYHFLFVCGNYCPTMIQLDSKDSSRREHHNYAIIFLFTYI, translated from the exons ATGCTGATCCTGTGCCGGCGCAAGTCCTCCGCGCCACTGCAGCCGCCTCCGGAGAAGGTGCTGCAGCAGTACCTCGAGGAGCAGCTCATCGCGCTGCTCATCAAGGGGCCGGTTGCTAAGCGCCTCGCCGTCGGCGACCCCGATGCCGAGAAATCCGGCCGCGGGGAGGGGTTGGGAACTGGATGCGGAGCACCTGATGCGTACACCGTCCATGGCCTCCGCTGCTACGGGCCACGGCGGATCAGGCACCTCCTTCCGGCGGTCGGACCTCCGCCTTCTCGGCGTCATGGGCCGCTCGCGCCCATCCCATCCAAGCCGGCCGAACTGctgcctttcctctccaacaaGAGTACCCCCATT GACTCGTCGTCCGCGCGGTACATCCTGCACTACTACACTTaccattttttgtttgtttgtggtaattattgtcctaccatgatccAACTAgattcaaaagattcgtctcgtcgtgaaCATCataattatgcaattatttttttatttacctacatttaa
- the LOC120643451 gene encoding uncharacterized protein LOC120643451 isoform X2: MLILCRRKSSAPLQPPPEKVLQQYLEEQLIALLIKGPVAKRLAVGDPDAEKSGRGEGLGTGCGAPDAYTVHGLRCYGPRRIRHLLPAVGPPPSRRHGPLAPIPSKPAELLPFLSNKSTPIYSWLTTRRKCNGRTRRPRGTSCTTTLTIFCLFVVIIVLP, from the exons ATGCTGATCCTGTGCCGGCGCAAGTCCTCCGCGCCACTGCAGCCGCCTCCGGAGAAGGTGCTGCAGCAGTACCTCGAGGAGCAGCTCATCGCGCTGCTCATCAAGGGGCCGGTTGCTAAGCGCCTCGCCGTCGGCGACCCCGATGCCGAGAAATCCGGCCGCGGGGAGGGGTTGGGAACTGGATGCGGAGCACCTGATGCGTACACCGTCCATGGCCTCCGCTGCTACGGGCCACGGCGGATCAGGCACCTCCTTCCGGCGGTCGGACCTCCGCCTTCTCGGCGTCATGGGCCGCTCGCGCCCATCCCATCCAAGCCGGCCGAACTGctgcctttcctctccaacaaGAGTACCCCCATT TACTCTTGGCTCACCACCCGGAGAAAATGCAATGGCAGGACTCGTCGTCCGCGCGGTACATCCTGCACTACTACACTTaccattttttgtttgtttgtggtaattattgtcctaccatga